The Delphinus delphis chromosome 10, mDelDel1.2, whole genome shotgun sequence genome includes a region encoding these proteins:
- the LY6G6D gene encoding LOW QUALITY PROTEIN: lymphocyte antigen 6 complex locus protein G6d (The sequence of the model RefSeq protein was modified relative to this genomic sequence to represent the inferred CDS: inserted 1 base in 1 codon), which produces MNPLFAGIPLSALLWAALGKEAAKAPVTKARRPVPAAPHPRPVPAPLXLLPGNRKRCYDCGGGPSGSCKETVTTCGQGKRCGFLEGKPQPDLRQTKPSGNPSVTLIHHHAACVAAHHCSRVETEVVGDVTYMTHRDCCVCDLCNSAVVSTAAPTCIMAAGVTALAWLLPGLWRG; this is translated from the exons ATGAACCCCCTGTTTGCTGGGATCCCGCTCAGCGCCCTGCTGTGGGCTGCCTTGGGTAAGGAGGCAGCCAAGGCGCCTGTCACAAAGGCCCGTCGCCCTGTGccagccgccccccacccccgcccagttCCAGCACCTC CTCTCCTGCCAGGAAACCGCAAGCGGTGCTATGACTGCGGTGGAGGCCCCAGCGGCTCCTGCAAAGAGACCGTGACCACTTGCGGCCAGGGCAAACGCTGCGGCTTCCTGGAGGGCAAACCCCAACCAGACCTGAGACAGACCAAGCCATCTGGAAACC cctcagtgacCTTGATTCATCACCATGCAGCCTGCGTGGCGGCCCATCATTGCAGTCGAGTGGAAACAGAGGTGGTGGGAGACGTGACTTATATGACCCACAGGGACTGCTGCGTCTGCGACCTGTGCAACAGTGCTGTGGTGAGCACTGCAGCCCCCACGTGCATCATGGCTGCAGGGGTCACCGCCCTAGCCTGGCTCTTGCCAGGACTGTGGAGAGGGTAG
- the DDAH2 gene encoding putative hydrolase DDAH2 isoform X2, with the protein MGTPGEGLGRCSHALIRGVPESLASGEGAGAGLPALDLAKAQREHGVLGGKLRQRLGLQLLELPPEESLPLGPLLGDTAVIQGDTALITRPWSPARRPEVDGVRKALQDLGLRIVEMGDENATLDGTDVLFTGREFFVGLSRWTNHRGAEIVADTFRDFAVSTVPVSSPSHLRGLCGMGGPRTVVAGSSEAAQKAVRAMAVLTDHPYASLTLPDDAAADCLFLRPGLPGTAEAL; encoded by the exons ATGGGGAcgccaggggaggggctgggccgcTGTTCCCATGCCCTGATCCGGGGGGTCCCGGAGAGCCTGGCGTCGGGGGAGGGTGCGGGGGCTGGCCTTCCGGCTCTGGACCTAGCCAAAGCTCAGAGGGAGCATGGGGTGCTGGGGGGTAAACTGAGGCAGCGATTGGGGCTGCAGCTATTAGAACTGCCTCCTGAAGAGTCGCTGCCGCTGGGACCGCTGCTTGGTGACACCGCTGTGATCCAAGGGGATACGGCCCTAATTACGCGGCCCTGGAGCCCCGCCCGCAGGCCGGAG GTCGATGGCGTCCGCAAAGCCCTCCAGGACCTGGGGCTCCGAATTGTGGAGATGGGGGACGAGAACGCGACGCTGGATGGCACTGATGTTCTCTTCACCG GCCGGGAGTTTTTCGTAGGCCTCTCCAGGTGGACTAATCACCGAGGAGCTGAGATCGTGGCGGACACGTTCCGG GACTTTGCCGTCTCCACGGTGCCGGTCTCGAGCCCCTCCCACCTGCGTGGCCTCTGCGGCATGGGGGGACCCCGCACTGTGGTGGCAGGTAGCAGCGAGGCTGCCCAAAAAGCTGTCAGG gcAATGGCAGTGTTGACGGATCACCCCTATGCCTCCCTGACCCTCCCAGATGATGCAGCGGCTGACTGTCTCTTTCTGCGTCCTGGGCTGCCTG GCACTGCAGAAGCTCTCTGA
- the LY6G6C gene encoding lymphocyte antigen 6 complex locus protein G6c: MKGLLLITLSSLLCWVSADIRCHSCYKVPLLGCVDRQFCHLEPGQQCLTTNVYLGKMWVFSNLRCGTPEEPCREAFNQTNHKLGLTYNTTCCNKDNCNNPAPRPTPALALVLLTSLAGLSLWLLH; encoded by the exons ATGAAAGGCCTTCTGCTGATCACCTTGTCTTCTCTGCTCTGCTGGGTCTCAG CTGACATTCGCTGTCACTCCTGCTACAAGGTCCCTTTGCTGGGCTGTGTGGACCGGCAGTTCTGCCACCTGGAACCAGGACAGCAATGCCTGACAACAAATGTGTACCTCG GGAAGATGTGGGTTTTCTCCAACCTACGCTGTGGCACACCAGAAGAGCCCTGTCGGGAGGCCTTCAACCAAACCAACCACAAGCTAGGCCTGACCTATAACACCACCTGCTGCAACAAGGACAACTGCAATAACCCAGCCCCTCGGCCCACCCCGGCCCTGGCCCTCGTCCTCCTTACCTCCTTGGCTGGCCTTAGCCTCTGGCTGTTGCACTGA
- the DDAH2 gene encoding putative hydrolase DDAH2 isoform X1, whose translation MGTPGEGLGRCSHALIRGVPESLASGEGAGAGLPALDLAKAQREHGVLGGKLRQRLGLQLLELPPEESLPLGPLLGDTAVIQGDTALITRPWSPARRPEVDGVRKALQDLGLRIVEMGDENATLDGTDVLFTGREFFVGLSRWTNHRGAEIVADTFRDFAVSTVPVSSPSHLRGLCGMGGPRTVVAGSSEAAQKAVRAMAVLTDHPYASLTLPDDAAADCLFLRPGLPGMPPFLLHRGGGDLPNSQEALQKLSDVTLVPVSCSELEKAGAGLSSLCLVLSTRPHS comes from the exons ATGGGGAcgccaggggaggggctgggccgcTGTTCCCATGCCCTGATCCGGGGGGTCCCGGAGAGCCTGGCGTCGGGGGAGGGTGCGGGGGCTGGCCTTCCGGCTCTGGACCTAGCCAAAGCTCAGAGGGAGCATGGGGTGCTGGGGGGTAAACTGAGGCAGCGATTGGGGCTGCAGCTATTAGAACTGCCTCCTGAAGAGTCGCTGCCGCTGGGACCGCTGCTTGGTGACACCGCTGTGATCCAAGGGGATACGGCCCTAATTACGCGGCCCTGGAGCCCCGCCCGCAGGCCGGAG GTCGATGGCGTCCGCAAAGCCCTCCAGGACCTGGGGCTCCGAATTGTGGAGATGGGGGACGAGAACGCGACGCTGGATGGCACTGATGTTCTCTTCACCG GCCGGGAGTTTTTCGTAGGCCTCTCCAGGTGGACTAATCACCGAGGAGCTGAGATCGTGGCGGACACGTTCCGG GACTTTGCCGTCTCCACGGTGCCGGTCTCGAGCCCCTCCCACCTGCGTGGCCTCTGCGGCATGGGGGGACCCCGCACTGTGGTGGCAGGTAGCAGCGAGGCTGCCCAAAAAGCTGTCAGG gcAATGGCAGTGTTGACGGATCACCCCTATGCCTCCCTGACCCTCCCAGATGATGCAGCGGCTGACTGTCTCTTTCTGCGTCCTGGGCTGCCTGGTATGCCCCCTTTCCTCCTGCACCGTGGAGGCGGGGACCTGCCCAACAGCCAGGAG GCACTGCAGAAGCTCTCTGACGTCACCCTGGTACCTGTGTCCTGCTCGGAACTGGAGAAGGCAGGCGCTGGGctcagctccctctgcctggtgCTCAGCACACGCCCCCACAGCTGA
- the MPIG6B gene encoding megakaryocyte and platelet inhibitory receptor G6b, with translation MALVLQLLLLLLSRAQGNPGASLDGHPGDRVNLSCVGVSQPTRWVWAPRFPACKGLSKGRRAILLASPNGTPTVSPVQPFAGRLRALDLDIRRLELLLSAGDSGTFICKGRQENESRTELHVLGDRAYCRAPGPTHGSVYPQTLIPLLGAGLVLGLGVLSWACWLRRRSPPHPPRPPPRFALSPPHSSIRESGAPEASRGGRAQDCRGPGPGAEPALRRPGSYGPQKILPTVPSGPC, from the exons ATGGCCTTGGttctgcagctgctgctgctgctgctgtcgagGGCCCAGGGGAACCCCGGGG CTTCACTGGACGGCCACCCCGGGGACCGGGTGAATCTCTCCTGCGTAGGGGTCTCGCAACCCACCCGCTGGGTCTGGGCACCTAGATTCCCGGCTTGCAAAGGCCTGTCCAAAGGACGCCGCGCGATCTTGTTGGCCTCACCGAACGGGACCCCCACCGTGTCTCCCGTCCAGCCCTTTGCTGGCCGCCTACGTGCCCTGGACCTTGATATCCGGCGGCTGGAGCTACTCCTGAGCGCGGGGGACTCGGGCACCTTTATCTGCAAGGGCCGCCAAGAGAACGAGAGCCGTACGGAGCTTCACGTGCTGGGGGACCGGGCCTATTGCAGAGCTCCGGGGCCTACCCACG GGTCCGTGTATCCCCAGACTCTAATCCCGCTGCTGGGCGCTGGGCTGGTGCTGGGACTCGGAGTACTGAGCTGGGCCTGTTGGCTGCGCAG GCGCTCGCCCCCTCACCCGCCTCGACCACCCCCCAGATTTG CTCTGTCCCCCCCACATAGTTCCATTCGTGAAAGCGGAGCCCCAGAGGCCAGTAGAGGAGGAAGAGCCCAAGATTGCAGGGGACCTGGACCAGGAGCCG AGCCTGCTCTACGCAGACCTGGATCATACGGCCCTCAGAAGATCCTGCCGACTGTCCCCAGTGGTCCCTGCTGA
- the LOC132432625 gene encoding LOW QUALITY PROTEIN: lymphocyte antigen 6G6e-like (The sequence of the model RefSeq protein was modified relative to this genomic sequence to represent the inferred CDS: inserted 1 base in 1 codon; substituted 1 base at 1 genomic stop codon) gives MGTSSIFLCILFLGGALDKGLATSPARRRLHCYTCNFAKPCYPVPTXCQDDEVCGISIGTSENSEVIERKACLPRTRRSLQGHATYRSLSYTPRHHCCEQDLCDAATMPHRLPRLLLITPLILVASLTWGAHLLHQPAAQDSSTIAMALETPAQXTSEICPRT, from the exons ATGGGCACCTCCAGCATCTTCCTCTGCATTCTGTTCCTCGGTGGGGCACTGGATAAGG GTCTCGCCACTTCCCCTGCCCGGAGACGGCTCCACTGTTACACCTGCAACTTCGCCAAACCCTGCTACCCTGTTCCTACCTAGTGTCAGGATGATGAAGTTTGTGGCATCAGTATTGGTACCTCAG AGAACAGTGAGGTCATCGAGCGGAAAGCCTGCCTCCCAAGGACCCGGCGCTCTCTGCAGGGCCATGCCACCTACCGGTCACTCTCCTACACTCCTCGGCACCACTGCTGCGAGCAGGACCTGTGCGATGCAGCCACCATGCCGCATCGGCTCCCCAGGCTCCTCCTTATCACCCCGCTCATCCTCGTGGCCAGCCTCACCTGGGgagcccacctcctccaccaGCCTGCAGCCCAAGACTCTTCCACTATCGCCATGGCCCTGGAAACACCTGCAC ACACTTCTGAGATCTGCCCAAGAACCTGA
- the LY6G6F gene encoding lymphocyte antigen 6 complex locus protein G6f produces the protein MADLFLLLLCLHGLPQAAADNIQAIYVALGEAMELPCPSPPTLDGDEFLSWFRSPATGSSTALVAHVQVARPAPDPGKTGRESRLKLLGNNSLWLEGSKEGDAGRYWCAVLGHRHKYQNWRVYDVSVLRGSQFSARAADGSPCSILLCSVVPTRRLDSVTWLEGKGPVRGRVQSFWGDGAALLLVCPGEGLPEPRGRRPRNIRCLMPQNKGVSFSLAASMDAFPALCAPSTEWGAPWILMLLLTVGQGFTIVVLSVMLWRRRVQGTKHRNASFPQFKPEIQVYENIHLAHLRPPAPKTR, from the exons ATGGCTGACTTATTCCTCCTCCTTCTGTGCCTACATGGGCTCCCCCAGGCCGCTGCAG acAACATCCAGGCCATCTATGTGGCATTGGGGGAGGCAATGGAGCTGCCATGTCCTTCACCACCCACCCTGGATGGAGACGAATTCCTGTCCTGGTTCCGCAGTCCTGCAACAGGCTCCTCCACTGCTTTAGTGGCCCACGTCCAAGTAGCCAGGCCAGCCCCAGACCCTGGGAAGACTGGAAGGGAATCCAGGCTCAAACTCCTGGGAAACAACTCTCTGTGGCTGGAAGGGTCCAAGGAGGGAGACGCTGGGCGGTACTGGTGCGCCGTGCTGGGTCACCGCCACAAGTACCAGAACTGGAGGGTGTATGATGTCTCCGTGCTCAGAG gaTCCCAGTTCTCTGCGAGGGCTGCAGATGGATCCCCCTGCTCTATCCTCCTGTGCTCTGTGGTCCCCACCAGACGCCTGGACTCTGTGACCTGGCTGGAGGGGAAGGGTCCTGTGAGGGGGCGTGTGCAGtccttctggggtgatggagCTGCCCTGCTCTTGGTGTGTCCTGGGGAGGGGCTTCCTGAGCCCAGGGGACGTAGACCAAGAAACATCCGCTGCCTCATGCCTCAGAACAAAGGGGTCAGCTTTAGCCTGGCAG CCTCCATGGATGCCTTCCCGGCCCTCTGTGCCCCTTCCACAGAGTGGGGTGCACCCTGGATCCTGATGCTGCTGCTCACAGTGGGCCAGGGGTTCACCATCGTGGTCCTCAGCGTCATGCTCTGGAGGCGGAGGGTCCAGGGGACTAAGCACAGAA ATGCCTCGTTTCCTCAGTTCAAACCCGAGATCCAGGTCTATGAGAACATCCATTTGGCCCATCTCAG GCCACCTGCCCCTAAGACCAGGTGA